A genome region from Pseudanabaena sp. Chao 1811 includes the following:
- a CDS encoding TolC family protein codes for MTHVLSEHASSKLCWLLFKSEELQIKIMRISSSWLTLGASLSLLIPAWTANAQELTPLKVAAASQANTSETAKSPQLPTLISSTEPAIVIPTSGVTNSGQLDPEQTLVVPTTPSQVKLERTKPVTLEEVLELAEKTNSDWIQARIAIDKARAALQAAEAGRSPTVSGTVQYSYSDSAQSRLNIINNSNNNFTSNKTTSNPLTGTLGINYNIFDSGVNDATIAAAENNLRIAESNLNQARQVVRLSIVTAYYNLQNADETIRIQRQAVKNSEKSLQDTQARERAGVGTKFDVLQSEVSLANARQDLLNAEAAQLVARRELARQLNYPPTVEITAADKIAPVAEWKLPLEESILLAVRNRAELDTQKLQREVARNNANAALARLGPQVSLFANVNTASEFTSGGGIGTGYQIGATLNWTLYDGGKTAAQVDQFKADQAIAESKFEQAARQARFDVESAYINQRSRFQQIETATKAVKQAEEALRLARLRLDAGVGTQLEVLTAESDFTRADVNRVQAIIGYNQARANLERAIAGL; via the coding sequence GTGACACATGTACTATCAGAACATGCTTCAAGTAAGTTATGTTGGCTGCTGTTTAAATCTGAGGAGTTACAGATTAAGATTATGCGAATTTCTTCCAGTTGGTTGACGCTTGGTGCGAGTTTATCGCTTCTGATTCCAGCTTGGACAGCCAATGCTCAAGAATTGACCCCATTAAAAGTTGCTGCTGCATCTCAAGCTAATACTTCAGAGACGGCAAAATCTCCGCAATTACCAACCCTGATTAGCTCTACAGAACCCGCAATAGTGATACCTACTTCTGGTGTCACTAATTCTGGACAATTAGATCCTGAACAGACGCTAGTTGTGCCCACTACTCCTAGTCAAGTTAAGTTAGAACGTACCAAGCCCGTTACTCTCGAAGAAGTGCTTGAGTTAGCTGAAAAAACAAACTCCGACTGGATTCAAGCCAGAATTGCTATAGACAAGGCGCGTGCGGCATTACAGGCTGCGGAAGCGGGGCGATCGCCAACGGTTTCAGGTACAGTCCAATATAGCTATAGTGATTCTGCCCAATCGCGTCTGAATATTATCAACAATAGCAATAACAATTTCACCTCAAACAAAACCACCAGTAATCCCCTTACGGGTACTTTGGGGATTAATTACAATATTTTCGACTCTGGCGTAAATGATGCAACGATCGCGGCGGCGGAAAATAACCTACGCATTGCTGAGTCCAATCTCAATCAAGCTAGACAAGTGGTGCGCTTGAGTATTGTGACTGCCTATTACAATCTACAAAATGCTGATGAAACCATTCGCATTCAACGTCAAGCAGTAAAAAACTCCGAAAAAAGTTTACAAGATACCCAAGCAAGGGAACGGGCAGGGGTTGGTACAAAATTTGATGTCCTCCAGTCTGAGGTTTCCCTTGCAAATGCTAGACAAGATTTGTTAAATGCCGAGGCAGCACAATTAGTAGCAAGACGGGAATTGGCACGTCAACTCAACTATCCGCCTACGGTGGAAATTACGGCTGCGGATAAAATTGCCCCTGTAGCTGAGTGGAAATTACCCTTAGAAGAATCAATCTTATTGGCAGTACGCAATCGAGCTGAACTAGATACTCAGAAATTACAAAGGGAAGTTGCCCGTAATAATGCCAATGCTGCCTTAGCGAGACTTGGTCCACAGGTGAGTCTATTTGCCAATGTCAATACTGCATCAGAATTTACCAGTGGTGGTGGGATCGGTACTGGCTACCAGATTGGTGCAACCTTAAACTGGACTCTCTATGACGGTGGCAAAACGGCTGCCCAAGTTGACCAATTTAAAGCCGATCAAGCCATTGCCGAAAGTAAATTTGAACAAGCTGCCCGTCAAGCCCGTTTTGATGTGGAGTCGGCATATATCAATCAGCGATCGCGATTCCAGCAAATTGAAACTGCCACAAAAGCTGTCAAACAAGCTGAAGAAGCTCTTCGTTTAGCACGTTTGCGTCTGGATGCAGGTGTGGGTACACAGCTTGAGGTACTTACGGCTGAGTCCGACTTCACCCGTGCCGATGTTAATCGTGTGCAAGCAATTATTGGTTATAACCAAGCGCGGGCAAACCTCGAACGTGCGATAGCGGGGTTATAG
- a CDS encoding leucyl aminopeptidase, whose amino-acid sequence MKILTSETATQLWRGDALAIAVFAKPKDPNEKTNEQVEGQVTKTLELSETLKQLDMKVLACTLTDLITEGEFTGESGTSVSGRVGVDYAVRKVILIGLGDPAKANADEWRKAAATAVKWANKEKAPSLAIAFPEYNQDVSATTQAISEGLLLAAHQDKRFKSKNNQPWRVERVEIVETKPEIANPAIAKAQQIVDGVILARELVSAPANVVTPITLAETAVAIAAESEHFTAKILEQAECEALGMGAFLGVARASDIPPKFIHLTYSNGTPKRKLAIVGKGLTFDSGGLNLKTGIGSSIELMKTDMGGSAAALGAAKVIAHLQPTDIEVHFIVATCENMVNGSAMRPGDILTASNGKTIEVNNTDAEGRLTLADALVYADKLGVDAIVDLATLTGACVVALGEDIAGMWSIDDDFAEAIAKAAKDAGEKFWRMPLENPYFDQLKSVVADFKNTGSRAGGAITGALFLKQFVEKTKAWAHLDVAGPVWTERESGYNNAGGTGFAVRTLVNLIIN is encoded by the coding sequence ATGAAAATTCTTACATCAGAAACTGCGACCCAGCTTTGGCGGGGAGATGCCCTTGCGATCGCTGTTTTTGCGAAACCCAAAGATCCTAATGAGAAAACTAATGAGCAAGTAGAGGGTCAAGTAACTAAAACATTAGAGCTGTCAGAGACCCTCAAGCAGTTAGATATGAAAGTCTTAGCTTGCACCCTAACGGATTTGATTACGGAGGGAGAGTTTACTGGAGAAAGCGGGACATCGGTTAGTGGTCGTGTCGGTGTTGACTATGCGGTGCGTAAGGTAATTTTGATCGGCTTAGGTGATCCTGCGAAGGCAAATGCGGATGAATGGCGCAAAGCTGCTGCTACAGCCGTCAAATGGGCAAATAAGGAAAAAGCACCCAGTTTAGCGATCGCTTTTCCTGAATATAACCAAGATGTCAGTGCGACAACTCAGGCGATCTCCGAAGGGTTGTTACTCGCGGCTCACCAAGATAAGCGCTTTAAGTCCAAAAACAATCAACCTTGGCGCGTCGAACGGGTGGAAATCGTGGAAACGAAACCTGAAATCGCCAATCCTGCGATCGCCAAAGCACAACAGATCGTTGATGGCGTAATTTTGGCACGGGAACTAGTATCGGCTCCTGCCAATGTCGTGACCCCAATTACATTGGCGGAAACTGCCGTGGCGATCGCCGCCGAATCCGAGCATTTCACTGCCAAAATCCTTGAACAAGCTGAATGTGAAGCTCTGGGCATGGGCGCATTTCTCGGTGTAGCTAGAGCTTCGGACATTCCGCCCAAATTTATTCACCTCACCTACAGCAACGGTACGCCGAAGCGCAAATTAGCGATCGTCGGTAAGGGCTTAACCTTTGACTCTGGTGGTTTGAATCTAAAAACGGGCATCGGTAGCAGCATCGAACTGATGAAAACCGATATGGGAGGTTCCGCCGCCGCATTGGGTGCAGCCAAAGTGATCGCCCATCTGCAACCCACTGATATCGAAGTGCATTTCATCGTCGCTACTTGCGAAAATATGGTCAATGGTAGCGCCATGCGTCCGGGGGATATCCTCACGGCTTCCAATGGCAAAACCATTGAAGTGAATAATACCGATGCTGAAGGTCGCTTGACCCTTGCCGATGCGCTTGTCTATGCCGATAAGTTAGGTGTTGATGCGATCGTCGATCTTGCCACGCTGACAGGTGCTTGTGTGGTTGCCCTTGGGGAAGATATTGCAGGTATGTGGTCGATTGATGATGACTTTGCCGAGGCGATCGCTAAAGCTGCTAAGGATGCAGGTGAGAAGTTCTGGCGGATGCCCCTCGAAAATCCCTACTTCGATCAGTTGAAGTCGGTGGTGGCAGATTTCAAAAATACAGGTTCTCGAGCAGGTGGTGCGATTACGGGTGCTTTATTCTTGAAGCAATTTGTGGAAAAGACTAAGGCATGGGCGCACCTTGATGTGGCGGGGCCAGTTTGGACTGAACGCGAGTCGGGTTATAACAATGCTGGTGGTACAGGTTTTGCAGTTCGCACTTTGGTGAATTTAATTATCAATTAA
- a CDS encoding YbjN domain-containing protein: MQSVFEAVTNFFKQDNWHIEKHEDETAFYTNFGGEHGQWRCYGETRESPAQFVFYSLCPIHIPELKRQDISEFLTRANFDLVIGNFEFDLEDGEIRFKTSIDVEGSHLDFNLIKRLVYTNAVMMDQYLPGITAVAYGAVTPLEAIAKIENEV; encoded by the coding sequence ATGCAATCAGTGTTTGAGGCAGTCACAAACTTTTTTAAGCAAGACAATTGGCATATTGAGAAACATGAGGATGAGACAGCCTTTTACACAAACTTTGGTGGCGAGCATGGACAATGGCGCTGCTATGGAGAGACCCGCGAATCACCTGCTCAATTTGTCTTCTATTCCCTTTGTCCAATTCATATTCCAGAGCTTAAGCGTCAGGATATATCAGAGTTTCTCACTAGAGCAAATTTCGACCTCGTAATTGGCAACTTTGAGTTTGATCTGGAGGATGGCGAAATTCGTTTTAAAACTAGTATTGACGTAGAAGGTAGTCATTTAGATTTTAATTTGATTAAGCGGCTAGTCTATACCAATGCCGTGATGATGGATCAGTATTTGCCAGGAATCACTGCCGTTGCTTATGGCGCAGTAACACCACTAGAAGCGATCGCCAAAATTGAAAATGAAGTTTAA
- a CDS encoding eCIS core domain-containing protein: MLIQAKLNIGEPNDKYEREADDNAAKVVQQINSSPQNYSVQRQGAMEKKLQRKPLVQRQNNLGGGEASSALESSIQSARGHGQTLDTYLQAKMGQAMGANFSNVRVHTDSQSDRLNKSIQAKAFTTGQDIFFQQGAYEPRSRGGQELIAHELTHVVQQNERPTDLNLRRYSTSTPPTQIGQASEVSANIGTVTNDGLEYKPENPSWLASHPPKDTLGNEEDRPIKFGVHRPLKPEIPDDNSETDGSESEHENSPKTENLNTSTKEKHKIHKHFELLSIDPSYILDLHHPMSDIEKWGNVGDDQLNGLAGLIVSGYKIYREQIDELLIKGGEKIDQIFLENDTLEEYISSKILPQLDTIEVACQFYAARVQELNKESLIEKGLRKLKFNSRQELREGRQEAIKSINSNFINDEYSSISQEKEKLKKLIQSISKQNRNDYKNKIEKKKKLITKGVKTFDPKIAKEIEKSNQGIKAGGKIELVGGGLSKTYLVPNGFFKPLSQSPHTDWALPDGHQVIREILAYEFSKYIGDLFEKELGIKKDLGIVKTGLAVLSSEEFAHAGINWNKNKKKNVALAKIEAEMPEQIGVWQEQVDIKYTYNKLLEEGGEKLRTEQEVDTPERQDEVQKIAFFDLMTGNYDRHGGNLVFDKQGKLRPVDQGEMLPTLDRYEVNQKNGNNLAWSQQKAAKAPFSEEFQILAEQLNPDQVITHLKGKVEEISRFAPELTEKMIPDESWELMKLHLIATKQGIKAGLSPKELQEIFISGEVHAAFRDLKETGDLREKTGSANDQKYQPEDFQEAEAKVLKAINNGKEKLLRKKYGFMALS; this comes from the coding sequence ATGTTGATTCAAGCAAAGCTGAATATTGGTGAGCCAAATGATAAGTATGAGAGGGAAGCAGATGATAATGCGGCAAAAGTAGTCCAACAGATTAACTCATCACCACAGAATTATTCTGTCCAAAGGCAAGGGGCAATGGAAAAAAAATTACAAAGGAAGCCTTTAGTACAAAGACAAAACAATCTTGGTGGAGGTGAAGCATCTTCAGCTTTAGAGTCATCTATTCAAAGTGCGCGAGGTCATGGTCAGACGCTTGATACTTATCTACAAGCAAAGATGGGTCAGGCAATGGGTGCGAATTTTAGTAATGTGAGAGTGCATACAGATTCACAATCTGATCGGTTAAATAAATCAATTCAAGCAAAAGCTTTTACAACAGGGCAGGATATTTTCTTTCAGCAGGGAGCATATGAGCCAAGGAGTCGAGGAGGACAGGAGTTAATTGCTCATGAGTTGACGCATGTGGTGCAGCAAAACGAAAGACCTACAGATCTTAATTTGAGGAGATATTCCACCTCTACACCTCCAACACAAATAGGACAAGCTAGTGAAGTAAGTGCCAATATAGGGACAGTGACCAATGACGGTTTAGAATATAAGCCTGAGAATCCATCTTGGCTAGCCTCACATCCTCCAAAGGACACCTTAGGTAATGAAGAGGATAGACCAATCAAGTTCGGAGTTCATCGCCCCCTAAAACCAGAAATTCCTGATGACAATTCTGAAACTGATGGTTCAGAATCTGAGCATGAGAATTCACCCAAGACAGAAAACTTGAATACTTCTACTAAAGAGAAACACAAAATCCATAAGCATTTTGAGCTACTATCAATTGATCCAAGTTACATCTTAGACCTTCATCATCCCATGTCGGATATTGAGAAGTGGGGTAATGTTGGGGATGATCAATTAAATGGTTTAGCAGGGCTGATAGTTTCAGGATATAAAATTTATAGAGAGCAAATCGATGAACTACTCATTAAGGGTGGTGAAAAAATCGACCAAATCTTTTTAGAAAATGATACTCTAGAAGAGTATATTTCATCGAAGATACTTCCTCAATTGGACACTATCGAAGTTGCTTGTCAATTTTATGCAGCCCGTGTACAAGAGTTAAATAAAGAATCTCTTATTGAAAAAGGTCTGAGAAAACTTAAATTCAACAGTAGACAAGAACTTAGGGAAGGAAGACAAGAGGCTATTAAGAGTATAAACAGCAACTTTATAAATGATGAGTATAGCTCTATCTCCCAAGAAAAAGAAAAGCTCAAAAAGTTAATACAGTCGATATCGAAACAAAATCGTAACGATTACAAGAACAAAATTGAGAAGAAGAAGAAACTAATCACAAAAGGTGTTAAGACCTTTGACCCCAAAATAGCAAAAGAGATCGAAAAGTCTAATCAAGGTATTAAAGCTGGCGGTAAAATTGAGCTAGTTGGAGGAGGACTATCTAAAACTTATCTGGTTCCCAACGGGTTTTTTAAGCCATTATCGCAGTCACCGCATACAGATTGGGCATTGCCAGATGGACATCAGGTGATTCGAGAGATCCTAGCGTACGAATTTTCTAAGTATATTGGAGATCTATTTGAAAAAGAACTCGGCATCAAAAAAGATTTGGGAATTGTTAAAACAGGCTTAGCAGTTTTATCTAGTGAGGAATTTGCTCATGCAGGAATAAATTGGAACAAGAATAAGAAGAAGAATGTAGCTCTTGCAAAAATTGAAGCGGAAATGCCTGAACAGATTGGGGTATGGCAAGAACAAGTAGATATTAAATATACTTACAATAAACTCCTAGAGGAAGGGGGTGAAAAACTCCGAACAGAGCAGGAAGTCGATACTCCAGAGCGGCAAGACGAAGTGCAGAAGATCGCATTCTTTGACTTGATGACTGGAAATTATGATCGACATGGAGGCAATTTAGTCTTTGATAAACAAGGAAAATTACGCCCAGTAGATCAAGGTGAGATGCTGCCTACATTAGATCGATATGAAGTAAATCAAAAGAATGGCAATAATTTAGCTTGGTCTCAACAGAAAGCAGCTAAAGCGCCATTCTCAGAGGAGTTTCAGATACTAGCGGAACAACTTAACCCAGATCAGGTGATCACACACTTAAAAGGTAAAGTAGAAGAGATTAGTAGGTTTGCACCTGAGTTAACCGAGAAGATGATTCCAGATGAGTCTTGGGAATTGATGAAGTTACACCTGATCGCAACTAAACAGGGAATCAAAGCGGGACTCTCCCCTAAGGAATTACAGGAAATCTTTATATCTGGAGAAGTCCATGCAGCCTTCCGAGACCTCAAAGAAACTGGAGATTTGAGGGAAAAGACAGGATCAGCAAATGATCAGAAATATCAACCCGAAGATTTCCAAGAGGCTGAAGCAAAGGTTCTCAAAGCAATCAACAATGGTAAAGAGAAGTTACTACGTAAAAAATATGGATTCATGGCTCTCTCCTAA